A section of the Elusimicrobiota bacterium genome encodes:
- a CDS encoding PqqD family protein, which produces MTFKHSSNVAWRRVQGEAVILNLENSVYYSLNDPAASIWDLLVKGEPAENIVDKLFGEYEVARAELRRDVDELVEELSREGLIQAL; this is translated from the coding sequence GTGACATTCAAGCATTCCTCCAACGTGGCATGGCGCCGGGTCCAGGGCGAGGCCGTAATACTCAACCTGGAAAACAGCGTCTACTATTCGCTCAATGACCCCGCCGCCTCCATCTGGGATCTGTTGGTCAAGGGCGAGCCCGCCGAGAATATCGTGGATAAGCTCTTTGGCGAGTACGAGGTGGCGCGGGCCGAACTGCGCCGGGACGTGGACGAGCTCGTGGAGGAGTTGAGCCGGGAAGGCTTGATCCAGGCGCTATGA
- a CDS encoding radical SAM protein yields the protein MSPESSRLVFKQLDEWVGAGLKALEGCCDPEPIRELHLEITHRCDLKCVMCHHWEMPSRDPGSLARQLNPAEIEAFISRSELLRGVRTVVVTGGEPWTRPDAPQIVALLRRLYPEASLGVLTNFWNAELLRRKLLEAEALGASGIWLGSSLDGLEETHDLVRGQKGAFHGFRRSLEMLRREFPNIRASVNFTITPRNHRDLWAVYRFAQEEGLGFGCQFVVNHEGYQAPERFQWQSAELDEVESQIDRVLADIAARHGALERWLTRPAPESHGLWIQLLYWRYLRRHGRGSPRFFDDCMAGRRYAMLDPEGNLFFCPVNKNKHVGNVRNAPFDRIWSSARAEALRGELRPCQCRCWLNCIANPVLDRVLRAAWSDISPAPAHS from the coding sequence ATGAGCCCGGAGTCGTCGCGCCTGGTGTTCAAGCAGCTCGATGAGTGGGTGGGGGCGGGGCTCAAGGCCCTCGAGGGATGCTGCGACCCCGAGCCCATCCGCGAGCTGCACCTGGAGATCACCCACCGTTGCGACCTCAAGTGCGTGATGTGCCACCATTGGGAGATGCCCTCGCGCGATCCGGGCTCCCTGGCGCGACAGTTGAACCCGGCCGAGATCGAGGCATTCATTTCCCGATCGGAGCTCCTTCGCGGCGTGCGCACCGTTGTAGTGACCGGCGGCGAGCCCTGGACCCGGCCGGACGCCCCGCAAATCGTAGCGCTCCTGCGCCGGCTTTACCCTGAGGCCTCTTTGGGGGTGCTCACCAATTTCTGGAACGCGGAGCTCTTGAGGCGCAAGCTCCTGGAAGCGGAAGCTCTCGGAGCCTCCGGTATTTGGCTGGGATCCTCCTTGGACGGCCTCGAGGAGACCCATGACCTCGTCCGAGGACAGAAAGGGGCTTTCCATGGCTTTAGGCGATCCCTTGAGATGCTGCGCCGGGAATTCCCGAATATCCGGGCCAGCGTTAATTTCACCATCACTCCCAGGAATCACCGGGATCTTTGGGCCGTCTACCGATTCGCCCAGGAGGAAGGCCTGGGCTTCGGCTGCCAATTCGTGGTCAATCACGAGGGCTACCAGGCCCCGGAGCGCTTCCAATGGCAAAGCGCGGAGTTGGACGAGGTCGAGTCGCAGATAGACCGGGTGCTTGCGGACATAGCGGCTCGCCACGGGGCCTTGGAGCGCTGGCTGACGCGTCCCGCGCCCGAGTCGCACGGACTTTGGATCCAGCTCCTCTATTGGCGCTATCTGCGCCGGCACGGGCGGGGTTCGCCCAGGTTTTTCGATGACTGCATGGCCGGCCGGCGCTACGCCATGCTGGATCCGGAGGGAAATCTCTTCTTCTGTCCGGTCAACAAAAACAAGCATGTCGGCAACGTCAGAAACGCTCCCTTCGACCGGATCTGGAGCTCGGCCCGTGCCGAGGCGCTGAGGGGCGAACTGCGGCCCTGCCAATGCCGCTGCTGGCTCAACTGCATCGCCAACCCGGTCTTGGACCGTGTGCTGCGCGCCGCGTGGTCGGATATTTCCCCGGCTCCCGCTCATTCATGA
- a CDS encoding glycosyltransferase family 2 protein yields MKKRRVLVLLPSSASPFRGWRGLLLRELGKDWELDLLAVAPGRAAGFLSQASGAEYAAAVVVGENWPLQILEGMKCPLVRASFGRSAPCAEHIFSDVWNFSPGRRPRLTKRLLKLAAARRAPATALTSLIIPCFNQWKYTRQCLDSVLACTRKPYEIIIVDNGSTDGTAAQAKKIPGVRLIRNPENLGFAKAINQGMEKAKGRYLVWLNSDVVVTAGWLEGLIACATRLPRIAAAGPCTNETVGFQLVPGAGYQGLKELPLFAQAWALKHQGQALSVPRLTGFCLLLKREAVAKVGLLDERFGRGCYEEYDYCLRLRQAGYELACAQDVFVHHFGHKSFGSFEAMAAQARANRDVFLDKWCRKSLSFLDELDPEAAQKASAP; encoded by the coding sequence ATGAAAAAGAGGAGAGTGCTCGTTCTTCTTCCCTCGTCTGCGTCCCCCTTCCGCGGCTGGCGGGGACTGCTCCTGCGCGAGCTCGGCAAGGACTGGGAGCTCGATCTCCTGGCCGTGGCCCCTGGAAGGGCCGCGGGCTTTCTGAGCCAGGCCTCCGGCGCCGAGTATGCCGCGGCGGTGGTCGTGGGCGAGAATTGGCCGCTGCAAATTCTCGAGGGGATGAAATGCCCGCTCGTCCGGGCTTCTTTTGGCAGGAGCGCTCCCTGCGCGGAGCATATATTTTCGGACGTTTGGAATTTCAGCCCAGGCCGAAGGCCTAGGCTTACAAAGCGCCTGCTCAAGCTCGCGGCGGCGCGCCGGGCCCCGGCCACGGCCTTGACAAGCCTCATCATCCCTTGCTTTAACCAATGGAAATACACCCGCCAGTGCCTGGATTCGGTGCTCGCGTGCACCCGTAAGCCCTACGAGATCATCATCGTGGACAACGGTTCGACCGATGGGACCGCGGCCCAGGCCAAAAAGATTCCCGGCGTGCGCCTCATCCGCAATCCGGAGAACCTGGGGTTCGCCAAGGCGATCAACCAAGGCATGGAGAAGGCCAAGGGCCGCTATCTGGTATGGCTCAACAGCGACGTGGTCGTGACTGCGGGCTGGCTCGAGGGGCTCATTGCCTGTGCCACGCGCTTGCCCCGGATCGCGGCCGCGGGCCCCTGCACCAACGAGACCGTGGGCTTTCAGCTCGTGCCGGGAGCGGGCTACCAGGGGCTCAAGGAGCTGCCCCTGTTCGCCCAGGCCTGGGCCCTCAAGCACCAGGGCCAGGCGCTCTCGGTTCCCCGCTTGACCGGCTTTTGCCTGCTTCTCAAGCGTGAGGCGGTCGCCAAGGTCGGCCTTCTCGACGAGCGTTTCGGCCGGGGCTGCTACGAGGAGTACGATTATTGCCTGAGGCTCAGGCAAGCGGGCTATGAGCTTGCCTGCGCGCAGGACGTTTTCGTGCACCATTTCGGTCATAAGAGCTTCGGGAGCTTCGAGGCCATGGCGGCCCAGGCCCGTGCCAACCGCGACGTGTTCCTCGACAAATGGTGCCGCAAGTCCTTGAGCTTCTTGGACGAACTCGATCCGGAAGCCGCCCAGAAAGCCTCCGCCCCGTGA
- a CDS encoding right-handed parallel beta-helix repeat-containing protein: MNPVEPGLRVRSDSMRFLIEPGDLVYYRRAGLESLSVGDVAVILHWEKGEADYLVHRLWGRFKREGVSHGLTKGDVKLSFDPSLPENSFIGKVVAVRRGRRWIRLDSAKARAIGAVLSVPAAGLHQLAIKPFSRLSGAGAAGSALALCHCLVSRLWDRHLPDLAARLLAGEAPEGAPSEDLSAEREIFGIVEEGASWSGKVRLLGDVYVPPGVTLEILPGTEIGFAPESLCTNHHGRYARSAGRCRILVAGRLKAEGEAASRIRFGGGEPWGGIHFMPGSSGSLARADVSGSEIGGVNGFGRAGLFLREVSFKRNAWGISWRGGTLSMEDGLFEDNVVGIALSLGTLSWKGGRLKGGESGLELLNRSRAKLEGVRLDNGRGHGATISGGCLTARGSIFLSHAGAGLLVKAGGRAELSGCVLEKNAWGLSLQEGLAELQDCRVLDNGRAGVVLSPPAEGAGSARLQWRKGELRGGGTGLELSANARAEIQDVIVDNCLRHGVAAVGGRLTARGCVFSGHGSAGVHASGSARVRLERCSLERNAFGFSLAQGRGNLENCEFSDNTSVGISLSGGRLKARGVRIRDHPVLAMSVAGGEAELAGCVMEGNQAAIRASQGRLRLLAGIVRGGGIGLEVAAQAHVFLKKSSFEDCRGHGVSLLGGALEARRGRFRGCGGAGLHLAKNGAARLSTCRFEKNAFGIAVEEGRAECSSCEILESGRAGISLAGGRARLAWSGGRVLGGEVGVEVGPGAWAQARRSRVENCRRHGALVSGGALGAENSLFLGNAESGISVEKGGALDLARCGLMGNSFGLAVEDGSSNLSRVSVCGNSRVGVSLDSGVHVLDRVAVKGNPQGLAQSPAAAVRIIGDGLFDGGFRAAARRALAHAVFKGAAFPPLRWIFIGWARLSLRLLAFWARRRRGLKALAVHRSWTSSDWRPGTSDIDFVAVARELGEERGLEWCRGFQKSLRRWRAVFPFFGEVLVAGPEDLEAYLRWGGRRAAELGSRGRVLAGGFPRRQRASSSIPGPELLGEAAHAYTRLMQSCLWKRGARAGLARVQAQKAFTDAMRYARAARALSEPLSRAAFEAERCPRSGPRPAHAALCAEALRQLHQSALSLRQGRAADSSAPGGLHSALEKMDAERLVERGRRMRLACELRQALGASLTGGSCDDLYRSYLVLDDDSLEERDLPRLFTALRTFALERGAPGTLPIILSESLWRLWSRLPYLECPARFLEACGEPDRDGLLLPAGAGFPGLWQYSWGSALARRGEGAAPGLQDAAKESLAALRLTWRFTSAGGCFSTEYVRHYLLSRVMGLKLLLQGEAAPFFAIDELARLYQERFPGARLPDAEGVELWADKQLREVDLE, encoded by the coding sequence GTGAATCCGGTCGAGCCGGGCCTGCGCGTGCGCAGCGATTCCATGCGCTTCCTGATAGAGCCCGGCGACCTGGTCTATTATCGCCGAGCCGGGCTCGAGAGCCTCTCCGTGGGCGACGTGGCGGTGATCCTCCATTGGGAAAAAGGGGAAGCCGACTATCTAGTGCACCGCCTTTGGGGGCGATTCAAGAGGGAGGGTGTTTCGCATGGGCTCACCAAGGGCGACGTGAAGCTGTCCTTTGATCCGTCGCTTCCCGAGAATTCCTTCATTGGAAAAGTTGTGGCCGTGCGGCGGGGCAGGCGCTGGATCAGGCTCGACAGCGCCAAGGCGCGCGCCATTGGGGCAGTTCTCTCGGTGCCGGCCGCTGGCCTGCACCAGCTTGCCATTAAACCGTTCTCACGCCTCTCGGGAGCCGGAGCAGCGGGCAGCGCCTTGGCCCTCTGCCATTGCCTTGTCTCCCGCCTGTGGGACCGGCATCTTCCCGACTTGGCGGCGCGCCTTTTGGCCGGCGAGGCTCCCGAGGGCGCGCCGAGCGAGGACCTTTCCGCGGAGCGGGAGATTTTCGGCATCGTCGAGGAGGGAGCCTCCTGGTCGGGGAAGGTCCGCCTGCTCGGAGACGTCTACGTCCCGCCCGGCGTCACGCTTGAAATTCTTCCCGGGACCGAGATCGGCTTTGCGCCCGAGTCGCTCTGCACCAACCATCACGGGCGCTACGCGCGTAGTGCGGGGCGCTGCCGCATTTTGGTGGCGGGCCGCTTGAAGGCCGAGGGCGAGGCCGCGAGCCGGATACGCTTCGGCGGGGGCGAGCCCTGGGGGGGAATCCATTTCATGCCGGGCTCGAGCGGCTCCTTGGCCCGCGCGGACGTGTCGGGAAGCGAAATCGGAGGAGTCAACGGCTTCGGCCGGGCCGGCCTTTTTCTCAGGGAGGTGAGCTTCAAGCGCAACGCCTGGGGGATTTCATGGCGGGGCGGGACGTTGAGCATGGAGGATGGGCTCTTCGAGGATAACGTCGTCGGCATAGCCTTGTCGTTGGGGACTCTCTCCTGGAAAGGAGGGCGGCTCAAGGGCGGAGAGTCCGGCCTTGAGCTCCTCAACCGCTCGCGCGCCAAGCTCGAGGGCGTGCGCTTGGATAATGGCCGCGGGCATGGCGCGACTATCTCGGGCGGGTGTCTGACGGCCCGCGGGTCTATATTCCTAAGCCACGCAGGCGCAGGACTGCTCGTCAAGGCCGGCGGCCGAGCGGAGCTTTCCGGGTGCGTCTTGGAGAAAAACGCATGGGGCTTGTCCCTCCAAGAGGGGCTAGCTGAGCTTCAGGATTGTCGGGTCCTCGATAATGGCCGAGCCGGAGTTGTCCTGAGTCCGCCCGCCGAGGGCGCAGGCTCTGCGCGTCTGCAATGGAGGAAGGGAGAGCTCCGGGGGGGCGGCACGGGCTTGGAGCTCTCGGCCAACGCTCGGGCCGAGATACAGGATGTGATCGTGGACAATTGCCTGCGCCACGGCGTCGCGGCGGTCGGGGGGCGCTTGACGGCGCGCGGCTGCGTATTCTCCGGGCATGGCTCGGCGGGAGTCCATGCCTCGGGAAGCGCCCGCGTGCGCTTGGAGCGATGCTCCCTGGAGCGCAACGCCTTCGGTTTTTCTCTCGCTCAAGGGCGGGGGAACCTGGAAAACTGCGAGTTTTCAGACAACACCTCGGTCGGGATATCCCTTTCCGGGGGGCGCCTCAAGGCCAGGGGCGTCCGGATCCGGGACCATCCCGTCTTGGCAATGAGCGTGGCCGGAGGAGAGGCGGAGCTTGCCGGCTGCGTCATGGAGGGCAACCAGGCGGCCATCCGCGCATCGCAAGGGCGCCTGCGCCTGCTCGCCGGAATTGTCCGAGGTGGAGGCATCGGGCTCGAGGTTGCGGCTCAAGCCCACGTCTTCCTTAAAAAATCCTCCTTTGAAGACTGTCGTGGCCATGGCGTGAGCCTGCTGGGCGGGGCCTTGGAGGCGCGACGCGGCCGTTTCCGGGGCTGCGGGGGGGCCGGGCTTCATCTGGCCAAGAACGGAGCCGCTCGACTTTCCACATGCCGCTTCGAAAAAAACGCGTTCGGAATCGCGGTGGAGGAAGGACGTGCGGAGTGCTCTTCCTGTGAAATACTGGAGTCGGGGCGGGCCGGGATCAGCCTGGCCGGCGGCCGAGCCCGCCTGGCGTGGAGCGGCGGACGTGTCCTGGGGGGGGAGGTCGGTGTCGAGGTGGGGCCCGGCGCTTGGGCCCAAGCGCGGCGGTCCCGCGTCGAGAATTGCCGCCGACACGGCGCCCTGGTGTCCGGCGGCGCCCTTGGGGCCGAGAACTCGCTTTTCTTGGGGAATGCGGAGAGCGGAATTTCCGTGGAGAAGGGCGGCGCTCTCGACTTGGCGCGCTGCGGCCTTATGGGCAACTCTTTCGGCCTCGCGGTCGAGGATGGCTCGTCCAATCTGAGCCGGGTGTCGGTCTGTGGCAATTCCCGAGTCGGGGTCAGCTTGGACTCGGGGGTTCATGTCCTCGATCGGGTTGCGGTCAAGGGCAATCCTCAGGGCCTGGCCCAGAGCCCGGCGGCCGCGGTCCGGATCATTGGCGACGGCCTTTTTGACGGCGGCTTTCGGGCGGCGGCGCGGAGAGCTCTGGCTCACGCGGTTTTCAAAGGCGCGGCTTTTCCTCCTCTCCGCTGGATTTTTATCGGCTGGGCCCGGCTGTCTCTTCGCCTTTTAGCGTTTTGGGCGAGGCGCCGGCGAGGCCTCAAGGCCCTCGCGGTGCACCGCAGCTGGACCTCATCGGACTGGCGGCCGGGGACGAGCGACATCGACTTCGTGGCCGTGGCCCGGGAGCTTGGGGAGGAGCGAGGCCTTGAATGGTGCCGTGGTTTTCAGAAGAGCTTGAGGCGGTGGAGGGCCGTGTTTCCCTTCTTCGGAGAAGTTTTGGTCGCGGGGCCGGAGGATTTGGAAGCTTATCTGCGCTGGGGCGGCCGCCGCGCCGCGGAGCTGGGCTCCCGGGGACGGGTTCTCGCGGGCGGATTTCCCCGCCGCCAAAGGGCTTCCTCGAGCATACCCGGCCCGGAATTATTGGGGGAGGCGGCGCACGCCTATACCCGACTCATGCAGTCGTGTCTTTGGAAACGCGGAGCGCGCGCGGGCCTGGCCCGGGTCCAGGCCCAAAAGGCGTTTACCGACGCGATGCGCTACGCCCGCGCCGCGCGGGCGCTATCCGAGCCGCTGAGCCGCGCGGCTTTCGAGGCCGAGCGCTGCCCGCGCTCGGGGCCGCGGCCAGCGCACGCCGCGCTCTGCGCCGAGGCCTTGAGGCAACTGCACCAAAGCGCGCTTTCCCTTCGTCAAGGGCGAGCCGCCGATTCCTCGGCCCCGGGCGGCCTGCATTCGGCGCTGGAGAAAATGGACGCGGAACGCCTAGTGGAGAGAGGCAGGCGCATGAGGCTTGCCTGCGAGCTGCGCCAAGCCCTGGGGGCTTCGTTGACCGGAGGCTCCTGCGACGACCTCTACCGCTCCTATCTGGTCTTGGACGACGATTCCTTGGAGGAGCGCGATCTTCCGCGCCTTTTCACCGCGCTTAGGACGTTCGCCTTGGAGCGTGGGGCGCCCGGGACCTTGCCCATAATCCTGTCCGAGAGCCTGTGGCGGCTATGGAGCCGCCTGCCCTATCTGGAATGTCCGGCGCGCTTTCTTGAAGCCTGCGGCGAGCCCGATCGCGATGGGCTCCTCCTTCCGGCCGGAGCAGGATTTCCCGGACTTTGGCAATACAGCTGGGGCTCGGCGCTTGCCCGCCGCGGCGAGGGCGCTGCACCCGGCCTCCAGGACGCGGCCAAGGAGAGCCTCGCCGCCTTGCGCCTGACCTGGCGCTTCACCAGCGCCGGAGGATGCTTCTCCACGGAGTACGTCCGCCACTACCTCTTGAGCCGAGTCATGGGGCTGAAATTGCTTTTACAGGGGGAGGCCGCGCCTTTCTTCGCGATAGACGAGTTGGCGCGGCTTTACCAGGAGAGATTTCCCGGCGCCAGGCTTCCGGACGCCGAAGGGGTGGAGCTATGGGCCGACAAGCAGTTGCGCGAAGTGGATCTGGAGTAG
- a CDS encoding glycosyltransferase — protein sequence MRDYTPIKLSLVILTYRRLASVLRCLSSLREMPRPDVEALVVLNGREADNPLLLEELAAKYSWAKAFPIERSPRGLARNLAASRARGKLVYFLDDDVVVPEGFISSVLEAAGRHPLAPALGGPHLGTPEASDFQAAADFLLRSPLGAGPLRARHSPGSEEGPAPGWKFTLCNLAFRREIFELHGLRFPDRCASAEENLLLFEVEEKLGLPVFSPSLYVYHERRNGLLPFMRQTFLCGKGRGEITRIKPLSLHPAIPVPLLFAAYLLAWPVLPRAAAFAAPLLAYGTLALLESARLLLRQRRWRAGLWLAVLFPAAHLSYALGLARGLCSRP from the coding sequence ATGCGCGATTATACGCCCATTAAGCTCAGCCTTGTCATCCTCACTTACCGGCGCCTGGCCTCGGTCCTGCGCTGCCTCTCGAGCCTTCGTGAAATGCCGCGTCCCGATGTCGAGGCGCTGGTCGTCCTCAACGGCAGGGAGGCGGACAACCCTCTGCTCTTGGAGGAATTGGCAGCAAAATACTCTTGGGCTAAGGCCTTCCCCATAGAAAGGAGCCCGCGGGGTCTGGCCCGGAACTTGGCCGCGTCCCGAGCCCGCGGGAAGCTCGTCTATTTCCTCGATGACGACGTCGTCGTCCCGGAGGGCTTTATCTCCAGCGTCCTGGAGGCCGCAGGACGACATCCCCTAGCGCCCGCCCTGGGCGGCCCCCACCTGGGAACCCCGGAAGCCTCCGACTTCCAGGCCGCGGCGGACTTTCTCCTGCGCTCGCCGCTTGGAGCCGGCCCCTTGCGGGCGCGGCATTCGCCGGGCTCGGAGGAAGGTCCGGCCCCGGGCTGGAAGTTCACCCTATGCAATTTGGCCTTCCGGAGGGAGATTTTCGAGCTCCACGGCCTGCGCTTTCCAGACCGCTGCGCCAGCGCCGAGGAGAATTTGCTCCTATTCGAAGTGGAGGAAAAACTGGGCCTTCCGGTATTCTCGCCGTCGCTGTATGTTTACCACGAGCGAAGAAACGGCCTTCTTCCCTTCATGCGCCAAACATTTCTCTGCGGCAAGGGCCGGGGAGAGATCACCCGAATCAAGCCTCTCTCGCTCCACCCAGCCATCCCGGTTCCCCTCCTCTTTGCAGCCTATCTGCTGGCATGGCCCGTTCTTCCGCGCGCGGCGGCCTTCGCAGCACCCCTACTGGCTTACGGCACCCTCGCTTTGCTCGAGTCGGCACGCCTGCTTCTCCGCCAGAGGCGCTGGCGCGCCGGCCTCTGGCTCGCGGTCCTGTTTCCGGCGGCCCATCTTTCATACGCCCTGGGCCTGGCCCGAGGACTGTGTTCGCGCCCATGA